A genome region from Triticum aestivum cultivar Chinese Spring chromosome 2B, IWGSC CS RefSeq v2.1, whole genome shotgun sequence includes the following:
- the LOC123043428 gene encoding anthocyanidin 5,3-O-glucosyltransferase produces the protein MDGAAATWTPRKQVVLYPSPGMGHLVSMIELGKVLAARGLAITIVIVSLPFVDTGARGPFLAGVTAANPSISFHCLPQVDVPPLDSDHPEAVTYEVAGLSIPHLRGFLAGASPAVLIVDFFCSIALDVAAELGVPGYCFFTSPAEVLAFSLYLPVLHARSAASFGEMGEELVHVPGIPALPATHFPKPLMDRDDVAYRWSLRVSPDLCRSQGIIVNTFRSLEPRAVDAIAAGLCTPPGLPTPPVYCIGPLIKSEEVGVKRGHECLAWLDTQPTASVVFLCFGSLGVFNAEQIRQVAIGLEASGKRFLWVVRSPPSDDPTKKFEEPPEPDLDALLPEGFLDRTKGTGLVVKSWAPQRDVLAHGAVGGFVTHCGWNSVLEVIMAGVPMLAWPLYAEQRMNRVFLEKELGLAVAVDEYDKEVVDADEVAAKVRWLMDSDGGRVLREWTQAAMRRAKQALGEGGESNLTLTRLVQGWMLDVGNDVSSAEKR, from the coding sequence ATGGACGGTGCGGCAGCCACCTGGACGCCCCGGAAGCAGGTGGTGCTGTACCCTTCGCCCGGCATGGGCCACCTGGTGTCCATGATCGAGCTCGGCAAGGTCCTCGCGGCTCGCGGCCtcgccatcaccatcgtcatcgtgAGCCTGCCGTTCGTGGACACCGGCGCGAGGGGGCCTTTCCTGGCCGGCGTCACCGCGGCCAACCCCTCCATCTCCTTCCACTGCCTCCCGCAGGTCGACGTCCCGCCGCTCGACTCCGACCACCCCGAGGCGGTCACCTACGAGGTCGCCGGCCTCTCCATCCCGCACCTCCGCGGCTtcctcgccggcgcctccccggccgtcctcatcgtcgacttcttctgcaGCATCGCGCTCGACGTCGCCGCCGAGCTTGGCGTCCCCGGATACTGTTTCTTCACGTCTCCCGCGGAGGTCTTGGCTTTTTCCCTGTATTTGCCGGTCCTGCATGCTCGGAGCGCGGCCAGCTTTGGGGAGATGGGGGAGGAGCTCGTGCACGTGCCGGGGATCCCCGCGTTGCCGGCGACCCACTTCCCCAAGCCGCTCATGGACCGTGACGACGTGGCGTACAGATGGTCCCTCAGAGTGTCCCCCGACCTCTGCCGCTCCCAGGGAATCATTGTCAACACCTTCCGCTCGCTCGAGCCACGCGCGGTGGACGCCATCGCTGCCGGGCTCTGCACGCCTCCCGGCCTCCCGACGCCGCCGGTCTACTGCATCGGGCCGCTGATAAAGTCGGAGGAGGTGGGCGTGAAGCGCGGCCACGAGTGCCTGGCATGGCTGGACACGCAGCCGACGGCCAGCGTGGTGTTCCTCTGCTTCGGCAGCCTCGGCGTGTTCAACGCAGAGCAGATCAGGCAGGTGGCCATCGGCCTGGAGGCCAGCGGCAAGAGGTTCCTGTGGGTCGTGCGGAGCCCGCCGAGCGACGACCCGACAAAGAAGTTCGAGGAGCCGCCGGAGCCGGACCTCGATGCTCTCCTCCCGGAGGGCTTCCTGGACCGGACCAAGGGCACGGGTCTCGTCGTCAAGTCATGGGCGCCGCAGCGGGACGTGCTGGCGCATGGCGCGGTGGGCGGTTTCGTGacgcactgcgggtggaactcCGTGCTCGAGGTGATCATGGCCGGCGTGCCCATGCTGGCCTGGCCGCTGTACGCGGAGCAGCGGATGAACAGAGTGTTCCTGGAAAAGGAGCTGGGTCTGGCTGTGGCGGTGGATGAATATGACAAGGAGGTGGTGGACGCCGACGAAGTGGCGGCAAAggtgaggtggctgatggactccgACGGCGGCAGGGTGCTCCGGGAGTGGACGCAGGCGGCTATGCGACGGGCCAAGCAGGCGCTGGGCGAGGGTGGGGAGTCGAATTTGACGTTGACGCGACTGGTCCAGGGCTGGATGCTTGACGTGGGCAATGACGTGAGTTCGGCTGAGAAAAGATAG